One genomic region from Spirosoma sp. KCTC 42546 encodes:
- a CDS encoding putative Ig domain-containing protein, producing the protein MIYLYKNSGKAAWAACLTVILLLLCSGLYAQQMATCSTPGIIAKWNFDSNTAQCNGGRDNPEPTGGYVNPTLSNGATTYCPQLNVGCGTGLLGSRGHQNTPQYKYAICLFNFYDSHNPLLANFKAAPFDPASTVWDPLALVNVYAEYTFPVGNVGCLSNFSLNILQKQFSGTQAGVNFETQGVAVFRNGVQIYSSTQPILAANINGTPMTFNFTGADFCTDGSKAVTYRVYFGLVHQLNAPGVPGTPAQTGYDNICLNGICGSVKGKAVATSATCQTGTPLSNGTITLSDYDSGTKFDFSVGSTYTGGKTYATASSIPAGGVIANNLPNPSGPLQEYTIRVFNATGCAYDINVTLYNTTCPSFCNQPSGAVVTLNPPTCSGTTPANNGQIAVTGVTGGDKIGISVGGVYTGPAYAAANALNGGAYTFTGLSNPAGGSQLYTIRIFNATDGCYVDRVVELEGDDCAACKKGKSEIWNSSLGDPNSTPANDVAGEDDLAIAEFCLSSKKINLSLTKSVNPNTGTTCTGTTFTWTLTLTNSGDMDATDIQVADLIPDGLEFIGATPSSGVYYKTTGWILSSLGAGQSATVSITTFAQKAGTFINCAEVVSALPLNDPNSTPGNQVTTEDDYACATITVTGASPPIIEKEFSSMLTKPGTPTRLTLKIRNNESTPVTLTSDFVDTFPTSPGAMVVASTPKIATSGLVIPASAVVATAGGNTLTLPKGTVLAPGLNLISLEVTVPSEGSYCNTIAAGSLKTTVGENCLAATGCLLASNTFNLAPRVKKTMTPATIQTGQNATLTITIENLNGSAMTLNQDFVDYLPTNLVATGTPTSTCGGVSLQNTNKELKLAGGTSIAANSICTITVPVTSNVAGTYCNVLPMNGVLTTVGTNNNLGNEDIAEACVTVTNTPCTAVGTVSVTQNPATTIVPGSDVSLTAVATGFGANSIVQWSSVNGSFSNVGINPTVWTAPATEGTYTIKTVINNAATGYGTCKDSTTTTITVAFPCTAPTPTGVPAARCGAGTVTLSASGCDATHPAVWFSDAALTTQVGTGDSFTTPGLTTTTTYYVACVKDATCKSAGVAVEATINALPTVTSAVATPATCTIDGTAANSDAQLSLSGFDPADQYDYNEGTTYTGSATYATATAIPADGVLVSNLANPAAATTYTIRVFNAAGCFIDVQATLQPTTCTPTCTPPTPTGAPAASCGTGTVTLSASGCDATYPTVWYSDAALTTQVGTGDSFTTPGLTTTTTYYVACVKDATCQSAGVAVEATINALPTVASAVATPATCNAAGTAANNDAQLSLSGFDPADQYDYNEGATYTGSATYATATAIPVSGILVSNLANPAAATTYTIRVFNAAGCFVDLQAVLQPTTCTPNCTPPTPIGVAAARCGTGTVTLTATGCDATYPAVWFSDAALATQVGTGDSFTTPGLTTTTTYYVACVKDATCQSAGVSVVATVNALPTVASAVATAATCNAAGTAANADGGLTLAGFGATDKYDYNLGATYTGSATYATATAIPAGGVLVSNLANPAAATTYTIRVFNAAGCFVDLQAVLQPTTCTPNCTPPTPIGVAAARCGTGTVTLTATGCDATYPAVWFSDAALATQVGTGNSFTTPAITATTTYYVACVKDATCKSAGVSVVATVNALPILSLSASSTSVTVGTPVSLSAIGCTGSVVWSTGETGASISVTPTNATTVYSATCTTGPGCTATASITLNTTAACSVSLTTNSLPVGTVGQAYSANLTVSGGTAPYSFLLAGGTLPTGLTLSSTGLISGIPTATGTFSTTIRISDSQSCSVTVPLAVLNIELAPTCSLTISATPGSCQSATNTYSVSGTLSLTNNTNGGTIQLSDGTQLISLSVASGVSSVPYSLTGLVSDGLVHTLTATLSGCGTASVSYTAPQSCMAASLVVVSATVCYGSSATLVASGCTGSVSWNTGATGTTLVTPALTASTSYTATCTTGTGSTTTAVGTVTVMPQAILSLSASSTSVTVGTPVSLSAIGCTGSVVWSTGETGASISVIPTNATTVYSATCTTGPGCTATASITLNTAPAASLVVVSATVCYGSSATLVASGCTGSVSWNTGATGTTLVTPVLTASTSYTATCTTGTGSTTTAVGTVTVMPQAILSLSASSTSVTVGTPVSLSAIGCTGSVVWSTGETGASISVIPTNATTVYSATCTTGPGCTATASITLNTAPAASLVVVSATVCYGSSATLVASGCTGSVSWNTGATGTTLVTPVLTASTSYTATCTTGTGSTTTAVGTVTVMPQAILSLSASSTSVTVGTPVSLSAIGCTGSVVWSTGATTSVISVIPTNATTVYSATCTTGPGCTATASITVNTTAACSVSLTTNSLPVGTVGQAYSANLTVSGGTAPYSFLLAGGTLPTGLTLSSTGLISGIPTATGTFSTTIRISDSQSCSVTVPLAVLNIELAPVCSLTISATPGSCQSASNTYSVSGTLSLTNNTNGGTIQLSDGTQLISLSVASGVSSVPYSLTGLISDGLVHTLTATLSGCGTASVSYTAPQSCTAACPPPVHACKGTNYAFVLTTTPGMGTYQWYRNGSAISGATGSSFTATQAGSYSVVVNGNVVGQCPDGSCCPVVIVEDEVPLYQANVQTPTCSGNTPNADGRILVSGWKLSNNDATTYTYSISLGSSFNASQIVAGGANQVVPASGVLVTTLPNPSTSAGQSYTIRIQTGEGCYRDVVVNLPQTQCACPPAKCVPFVIKRVK; encoded by the coding sequence ATGATATACCTATACAAAAATTCGGGCAAGGCTGCATGGGCAGCCTGTCTGACGGTTATACTCCTGCTCTTGTGTAGCGGGTTATATGCCCAACAAATGGCAACCTGCAGTACACCGGGAATTATTGCCAAATGGAATTTCGACAGCAACACGGCCCAATGCAATGGCGGTCGAGACAACCCTGAGCCTACTGGGGGCTATGTCAACCCTACCCTGAGCAACGGGGCGACCACTTACTGCCCGCAACTCAACGTTGGCTGCGGCACGGGGTTATTAGGCAGCCGTGGGCACCAAAATACACCCCAATACAAATATGCCATTTGTTTGTTTAATTTTTATGATTCCCATAATCCTTTATTGGCAAACTTCAAGGCAGCTCCTTTTGATCCTGCCTCCACCGTCTGGGATCCATTGGCTCTCGTCAATGTATATGCTGAATACACCTTTCCGGTAGGCAATGTGGGTTGTCTCTCTAACTTTTCGCTCAATATATTACAGAAACAGTTTAGCGGTACGCAGGCCGGGGTCAATTTCGAGACCCAGGGCGTAGCCGTTTTTCGGAATGGGGTGCAGATTTACAGCAGCACCCAACCTATTTTGGCGGCAAACATCAATGGCACTCCCATGACTTTTAACTTTACGGGAGCCGATTTTTGTACCGATGGCAGCAAGGCTGTTACTTACCGGGTGTATTTTGGTCTGGTGCATCAGCTCAATGCACCGGGCGTACCGGGTACCCCTGCTCAAACAGGCTATGACAATATCTGTTTAAACGGTATTTGCGGGAGTGTAAAGGGCAAGGCTGTGGCTACTTCGGCTACTTGTCAAACGGGTACTCCTCTGAGTAACGGTACCATTACTTTATCAGACTATGACTCCGGTACTAAATTTGACTTTAGCGTTGGCAGTACTTATACGGGTGGCAAAACGTATGCCACGGCAAGCAGTATACCGGCAGGGGGTGTTATTGCCAACAACCTACCTAACCCTTCCGGGCCATTGCAAGAATATACCATACGCGTCTTTAATGCAACCGGTTGTGCTTATGATATTAATGTAACGCTTTATAATACCACCTGCCCCTCCTTTTGCAATCAGCCTTCAGGTGCGGTCGTTACGCTTAACCCGCCTACCTGTAGCGGTACCACTCCCGCCAACAACGGACAAATAGCGGTAACAGGCGTAACGGGTGGCGACAAAATAGGTATTTCAGTAGGCGGAGTGTACACAGGCCCTGCTTATGCCGCTGCCAATGCACTCAACGGCGGAGCCTATACATTTACGGGGCTATCGAACCCCGCAGGAGGCAGTCAGCTCTACACGATTCGTATTTTTAATGCCACCGATGGCTGTTATGTAGATCGGGTGGTTGAACTGGAGGGCGACGATTGTGCCGCCTGTAAAAAAGGCAAATCAGAAATATGGAACTCATCTTTAGGTGACCCCAATTCAACCCCCGCTAACGATGTGGCGGGCGAAGATGACCTGGCCATTGCTGAGTTTTGTTTGAGCAGCAAAAAAATAAACCTGTCGCTAACCAAAAGCGTCAATCCCAACACCGGTACCACCTGTACGGGAACTACATTTACGTGGACGCTTACGCTCACCAACTCAGGCGATATGGACGCCACGGATATTCAGGTAGCCGACCTGATACCCGATGGCCTGGAATTTATAGGAGCAACGCCCTCAAGCGGTGTGTATTATAAAACTACGGGTTGGATATTATCCAGCCTCGGAGCCGGCCAAAGTGCTACCGTGAGCATCACTACCTTTGCGCAAAAGGCTGGCACCTTCATAAACTGCGCGGAGGTGGTATCAGCCTTGCCGTTAAATGACCCCAACAGCACACCCGGGAATCAGGTAACCACCGAAGACGATTATGCCTGTGCCACCATCACGGTAACGGGGGCTAGTCCTCCCATCATTGAAAAGGAGTTTAGCTCCATGCTCACCAAACCCGGTACACCCACCAGGCTCACGCTCAAAATCAGGAATAACGAAAGCACGCCCGTTACCCTCACCAGCGACTTCGTGGATACCTTTCCCACTAGCCCAGGGGCCATGGTAGTGGCCAGCACCCCCAAGATAGCAACATCCGGTCTGGTCATTCCTGCATCAGCCGTAGTAGCAACCGCCGGAGGCAATACCCTGACCCTTCCCAAAGGAACCGTACTGGCTCCGGGACTGAATCTGATCAGCCTGGAGGTGACCGTACCCAGCGAGGGTAGTTATTGTAATACCATTGCGGCCGGGAGTTTAAAAACGACAGTGGGCGAAAACTGTTTGGCAGCAACCGGGTGCCTGTTAGCCAGCAATACCTTTAACCTGGCTCCCCGGGTCAAGAAAACCATGACCCCGGCTACGATCCAAACGGGCCAGAACGCCACGCTCACCATTACCATTGAGAATTTGAATGGTTCTGCTATGACGCTCAATCAGGATTTTGTCGATTATTTGCCGACAAACCTGGTGGCTACCGGTACACCCACCAGTACATGTGGGGGCGTAAGTTTACAAAACACCAATAAAGAACTCAAACTAGCGGGCGGGACAAGCATTGCGGCCAACAGCATTTGTACCATCACCGTACCGGTGACCTCCAATGTGGCCGGCACCTATTGTAACGTTCTCCCGATGAATGGTGTACTGACCACTGTAGGCACCAACAACAATCTAGGCAACGAAGACATTGCCGAAGCCTGTGTAACCGTTACCAACACGCCATGTACTGCGGTAGGAACCGTAAGTGTAACTCAGAACCCAGCCACTACGATTGTACCGGGTAGTGATGTTAGCTTAACGGCGGTTGCTACTGGTTTTGGGGCTAACAGTATCGTGCAATGGTCGAGTGTGAATGGCAGTTTTAGTAACGTCGGGATTAATCCTACGGTGTGGACGGCGCCGGCTACGGAGGGAACCTACACCATTAAAACAGTCATCAATAATGCTGCAACCGGTTATGGTACCTGTAAAGATTCAACCACGACTACGATTACAGTAGCCTTTCCCTGTACAGCGCCCACGCCTACGGGGGTCCCAGCCGCCCGCTGCGGTGCGGGTACCGTAACGCTAAGCGCCAGTGGGTGCGATGCGACCCACCCCGCCGTCTGGTTCAGTGATGCGGCCCTGACCACCCAGGTGGGCACCGGCGATAGCTTCACTACGCCTGGCTTAACCACCACCACCACCTATTACGTGGCCTGTGTGAAAGATGCTACCTGTAAAAGTGCGGGCGTGGCCGTAGAGGCTACCATCAATGCCCTGCCCACCGTGACCAGTGCCGTGGCGACCCCGGCTACCTGTACCATAGATGGTACCGCGGCCAACAGCGATGCGCAACTGAGCCTGTCCGGCTTTGATCCCGCCGATCAGTACGATTATAACGAGGGCACTACCTACACCGGTTCGGCCACCTATGCCACCGCCACGGCTATCCCAGCGGATGGCGTGCTGGTAAGCAACCTGGCTAACCCAGCCGCGGCTACTACCTATACCATCCGGGTGTTCAACGCAGCAGGTTGTTTTATCGATGTGCAAGCCACTCTGCAACCAACCACCTGTACGCCTACCTGCACCCCACCCACCCCTACGGGCGCTCCAGCTGCTAGCTGCGGTACAGGCACCGTTACGCTAAGTGCCAGTGGGTGCGATGCGACTTATCCCACCGTCTGGTACAGCGATGCGGCCCTGACCACCCAGGTGGGCACCGGCGATAGCTTCACTACGCCTGGCTTAACCACTACCACCACCTATTACGTGGCCTGTGTGAAAGATGCCACCTGCCAAAGTGCAGGGGTGGCTGTGGAGGCCACCATCAATGCCCTACCCACCGTGGCCAGTGCCGTGGCGACTCCAGCTACCTGTAATGCCGCTGGTACTGCCGCCAATAACGATGCGCAACTGAGCCTGTCCGGCTTTGATCCCGCCGATCAGTACGATTATAACGAGGGCGCTACCTACACCGGTTCGGCCACCTACGCTACCGCCACGGCCATCCCCGTCAGTGGAATACTGGTGAGCAACCTGGCTAATCCGGCAGCGGCCACCACCTATACCATCCGGGTGTTCAACGCAGCGGGTTGCTTTGTGGATCTACAGGCAGTGCTTCAACCCACCACCTGTACGCCTAACTGCACCCCACCCACCCCAATCGGTGTAGCCGCTGCCCGTTGCGGAACGGGTACGGTGACCCTGACGGCCACGGGCTGCGATGCGACCTACCCCGCCGTCTGGTTCAGCGATGCGGCTCTGGCCACCCAGGTTGGCACCGGCGACAGTTTCACTACGCCTGGCTTAACCACTACCACCACCTATTACGTGGCCTGTGTGAAAGATGCTACCTGCCAAAGTGCCGGTGTCAGCGTGGTTGCCACGGTTAACGCCCTACCCACCGTGGCCAGTGCCGTGGCGACGGCGGCTACCTGTAATGCAGCGGGCACAGCCGCCAACGCCGATGGGGGATTGACCCTGGCTGGTTTTGGAGCCACCGACAAATATGACTACAACCTCGGCGCTACCTACACCGGTTCGGCTACCTACGCTACCGCCACGGCTATCCCAGCGGGTGGCGTGCTGGTGAGCAACCTGGCTAATCCGGCCGCGGCTACTACCTATACCATCCGGGTGTTCAACGCAGCGGGTTGCTTTGTGGATCTACAGGCAGTGCTTCAACCCACCACCTGTACGCCTAACTGCACCCCACCCACCCCAATCGGTGTAGCCGCTGCCCGTTGCGGAACGGGCACGGTGACCCTGACGGCCACGGGCTGCGATGCGACTTATCCCGCCGTCTGGTTCAGCGATGCGGCTCTGGCTACCCAGGTGGGCACCGGTAATAGCTTCACCACCCCAGCCATCACCGCCACCACCACCTATTATGTGGCCTGTGTGAAAGATGCTACCTGTAAAAGTGCCGGTGTCAGTGTGGTTGCCACGGTTAACGCCCTGCCCATTCTGAGCCTGTCGGCCAGTTCGACCTCGGTAACGGTGGGCACCCCCGTGAGTCTGTCCGCCATCGGCTGCACCGGCTCGGTGGTCTGGAGTACGGGCGAAACAGGTGCCAGCATCAGTGTGACCCCCACCAACGCCACCACTGTCTACTCGGCCACCTGCACCACAGGACCCGGCTGTACGGCCACCGCTTCGATCACCCTCAACACAACAGCGGCCTGCTCAGTGAGCCTGACCACCAACAGCTTGCCTGTCGGCACTGTCGGACAAGCTTACAGCGCGAACCTGACGGTTTCGGGTGGGACGGCTCCCTACAGCTTCTTGCTGGCCGGGGGAACGCTGCCTACGGGTCTGACACTCAGTAGCACGGGCCTCATCAGCGGTATACCCACGGCCACGGGCACTTTCTCAACCACTATCCGCATCAGCGATAGTCAGAGCTGCTCGGTGACTGTACCCCTGGCGGTGCTCAATATTGAGTTAGCGCCAACCTGCTCCTTAACGATTTCGGCAACGCCGGGCTCGTGCCAATCTGCCACCAACACTTACAGTGTCAGTGGTACGCTGAGTTTGACCAACAACACCAACGGGGGCACAATTCAACTGAGTGATGGGACTCAACTCATCTCCCTGAGTGTAGCCAGTGGCGTAAGCTCAGTGCCTTATTCGCTAACCGGGTTGGTTTCGGATGGGTTGGTTCACACCCTGACGGCCACCCTGAGTGGGTGTGGTACAGCCAGTGTAAGTTACACCGCTCCGCAAAGCTGCATGGCGGCCAGTCTAGTGGTCGTTTCGGCTACGGTCTGCTACGGCAGTTCGGCCACCTTGGTGGCTAGCGGATGCACCGGCTCGGTGAGCTGGAACACGGGCGCCACGGGCACTACCCTGGTGACCCCGGCCCTGACCGCTTCGACCAGCTACACCGCTACCTGTACCACCGGCACGGGATCAACCACCACCGCCGTGGGCACAGTAACGGTAATGCCTCAGGCCATTCTGAGCCTGTCGGCCAGTTCGACCTCCGTAACGGTGGGTACCCCCGTGAGTCTGTCTGCCATCGGCTGCACTGGCTCGGTGGTCTGGAGTACGGGCGAAACAGGTGCCAGCATCAGTGTGATCCCGACTAATGCCACCACTGTCTACTCGGCCACCTGCACCACAGGACCCGGCTGTACGGCCACCGCTTCGATCACCCTCAACACAGCCCCTGCGGCCAGTTTAGTGGTCGTTTCGGCCACCGTCTGCTACGGCAGTTCGGCTACCCTGGTGGCTAGCGGATGCACCGGCTCGGTGAGCTGGAACACGGGCGCCACGGGCACTACCCTAGTGACCCCAGTCCTGACCGCTTCGACCAGCTACACCGCTACCTGTACCACCGGCACGGGATCAACCACCACCGCCGTGGGCACAGTAACGGTAATGCCTCAGGCCATTCTGAGCCTGTCGGCCAGTTCGACCTCCGTAACGGTGGGTACCCCCGTGAGTCTGTCTGCCATCGGCTGCACTGGCTCGGTGGTCTGGAGTACGGGCGAAACAGGTGCCAGCATCAGTGTGATCCCGACTAATGCCACCACTGTCTACTCGGCCACCTGCACCACAGGACCCGGCTGTACAGCCACCGCTTCGATCACCCTCAACACAGCCCCTGCGGCCAGTCTAGTGGTCGTTTCGGCTACGGTCTGCTACGGCAGTTCGGCTACCCTGGTGGCTAGCGGATGCACCGGCTCGGTGAGCTGGAACACGGGCGCCACGGGCACTACCCTAGTGACCCCAGTCCTGACCGCTTCGACCAGCTACACCGCTACCTGTACCACCGGCACGGGATCAACCACCACCGCCGTGGGCACAGTAACGGTAATGCCTCAGGCCATTCTGAGCCTGTCGGCCAGTTCGACCTCCGTAACGGTGGGCACCCCCGTGAGCTTGTCCGCCATCGGCTGCACCGGCTCGGTGGTCTGGAGTACGGGGGCTACCACCAGCGTCATCAGTGTGATCCCGACTAATGCCACCACTGTCTACTCGGCCACCTGCACCACAGGACCCGGCTGTACGGCCACCGCTTCGATCACGGTCAATACAACAGCGGCCTGTTCAGTGAGCCTGACCACTAACAGCTTGCCTGTCGGCACTGTCGGACAAGCTTACAGCGCGAACCTGACGGTTTCGGGTGGGACGGCTCCCTACAGCTTCTTGCTGGCCGGGGGAACGCTGCCTACGGGTCTGACACTCAGTAGCACGGGCCTCATCAGTGGCATCCCCACGGCCACGGGCACTTTCTCAACCACTATCCGCATCAGCGATAGTCAGAGCTGCTCGGTGACCGTACCCCTGGCGGTGCTCAATATTGAGTTAGCGCCGGTCTGCTCCTTAACGATTTCGGCAACGCCGGGCTCGTGCCAGTCTGCCAGCAACACTTACAGTGTCAGTGGCACGCTGAGTTTGACCAACAACACCAACGGGGGCACAATTCAACTGAGTGATGGGACTCAACTCATCTCCCTGAGCGTAGCCAGTGGCGTAAGCTCAGTGCCTTATTCGTTAACCGGGTTGATTTCGGATGGGTTGGTTCACACCCTGACGGCCACCCTGAGTGGGTGTGGTACAGCCAGTGTAAGTTACACCGCTCCGCAAAGCTGCACGGCTGCTTGTCCGCCACCGGTTCATGCGTGCAAGGGCACTAACTATGCGTTTGTTCTGACTACAACGCCGGGTATGGGAACTTACCAGTGGTATCGGAATGGCAGCGCCATTTCAGGTGCAACCGGTAGCTCCTTCACCGCAACCCAGGCCGGTAGCTACTCGGTAGTCGTCAATGGCAACGTGGTGGGTCAGTGCCCCGATGGCTCCTGCTGCCCAGTCGTGATTGTGGAGGATGAGGTACCCCTTTATCAGGCCAACGTCCAAACGCCAACCTGTAGTGGCAACACTCCCAATGCGGATGGGCGGATTCTGGTCAGTGGCTGGAAGCTGAGCAACAACGATGCGACGACCTATACCTACTCGATCTCCTTGGGCAGCAGTTTCAATGCCAGCCAAATCGTAGCGGGTGGTGCCAATCAGGTGGTGCCTGCCAGCGGAGTGCTGGTAACTACCCTGCCTAACCCCAGCACATCGGCGGGTCAGTCCTACACGATCCGGATTCAGACGGGGGAAGGTTGTTATCGGGATGTGGTAGTGAATTTGCCACAGACCCAGTGTGCCTGCCCACCCGCCAAGTGTGTGCCGTTCGTGATAAAGCGGGTTAAGTAA
- a CDS encoding tetratricopeptide repeat protein, whose amino-acid sequence MGLPSLAWSVMLITNALQNYRNMKKVYLFVISILISGLINLFGQQKKGDSLLRESPAKSDTARVRQLLDMAGYFVRTDSNKVKQYTLEAIELAKQNQFDQGELRGYLTLSETAYYYSVVDRAIYWVNVGFERYPNMHMVDDVYARLLYMKAELFYKAQQYNKAETLLLKAQPLIEKYSYPDHFISIPLLLGSIYMKKGKLAEAQKLLESAYQRSETAKNAQYQQEITHTLYKLYKKQGNYPKALAYYEKNVQLRDSLFSETNLKELTKLSTKYETEKKEQAIHALETEKKNQRLLIVTLFSLIGVGGGIFWQRAKTRNLQNQLLKQQNLLEIETRRLAEADTESKARELVTNTMLVEQKSQILYDIKNRLLETQRLTEEETVKHELKKMIRHIDQNLSNDESWENFMTHFEAVHPLFFTKLQTLAPDLSALELKQCAYAKMNLTQKQVATLININADSVNVARFRIKKKLQLTKEESLVSFLQSF is encoded by the coding sequence GCATTACAAAACTACCGTAACATGAAAAAAGTATACTTATTTGTAATTTCAATCCTTATAAGTGGGCTAATTAACCTCTTTGGGCAACAAAAAAAAGGCGATAGCTTATTGCGAGAGAGCCCGGCAAAATCTGATACTGCCCGTGTCAGGCAACTGTTGGATATGGCCGGGTATTTTGTGCGAACGGATTCCAATAAGGTTAAACAGTATACTCTCGAAGCCATTGAACTCGCAAAACAGAATCAATTTGATCAAGGGGAGCTTAGAGGGTATCTAACCCTATCCGAAACGGCCTATTATTATTCAGTAGTAGATCGTGCAATCTATTGGGTCAATGTTGGGTTTGAGCGATACCCAAACATGCACATGGTCGATGATGTATATGCTCGATTACTTTATATGAAAGCGGAGTTGTTCTATAAGGCCCAGCAGTACAATAAAGCCGAAACTCTGCTCTTGAAAGCACAGCCTTTAATCGAAAAATATAGCTACCCTGATCACTTCATTAGTATACCACTCTTACTGGGGTCTATTTATATGAAGAAAGGGAAATTGGCAGAGGCCCAGAAGCTACTTGAATCAGCCTATCAGCGTTCAGAAACTGCCAAAAATGCCCAGTATCAACAGGAGATTACACACACCCTTTACAAACTTTATAAGAAACAAGGCAACTACCCTAAAGCCCTGGCCTATTATGAAAAAAATGTCCAGCTCCGAGATAGCCTATTTAGCGAGACTAACCTGAAGGAGTTAACTAAACTCAGCACTAAATATGAAACCGAAAAGAAAGAACAAGCTATACACGCGCTCGAAACAGAAAAAAAGAACCAGCGGTTACTGATTGTCACCCTGTTTAGCCTTATAGGAGTAGGAGGGGGCATATTTTGGCAACGCGCCAAAACCCGAAACCTTCAAAATCAATTACTAAAACAACAAAACCTGTTAGAGATCGAAACACGCCGACTAGCGGAAGCGGATACAGAAAGCAAGGCGCGTGAATTAGTTACAAATACCATGCTTGTAGAGCAAAAGAGCCAGATTCTATATGATATTAAAAATCGATTGCTCGAAACCCAACGATTAACAGAGGAGGAAACGGTCAAACATGAATTAAAAAAGATGATTCGACACATTGATCAAAATCTGAGTAACGATGAAAGCTGGGAAAATTTTATGACTCATTTTGAGGCTGTACACCCACTTTTCTTTACTAAACTACAAACACTCGCTCCTGACTTATCGGCACTTGAACTAAAACAGTGTGCCTATGCTAAAATGAACCTAACTCAAAAACAGGTGGCCACACTGATCAATATCAATGCAGACAGTGTAAATGTGGCGCGTTTTCGAATTAAGAAAAAACTTCAGTTAACTAAAGAAGAAAGTCTTGTTTCGTTTTTACAGAGTTTTTAA